In Mastomys coucha isolate ucsf_1 unplaced genomic scaffold, UCSF_Mcou_1 pScaffold20, whole genome shotgun sequence, one DNA window encodes the following:
- the Rassf4 gene encoding ras association domain-containing protein 4, with product MKEDCSSSSHVPVSDSRFILKSELLSLLKTYNCYHEGRSFQLRHREEEGTLIIEGLLNIAWGLRRPIRLQMQDDRERVHLPSATWVPERLSYLQKEASPQDGKIPTEEPSAQTANKAEVSSDSSGPLEKEEEEVPQLMRTKSDASCIIQRRSKSRAPGEAQKIRQHRFSINGHFYNHKTSVFTPAYGSVTNVRVNSTMTTQQVLTLLLNKFRVEDGPSEFALYTVHESGEQTKLKDCEYPLISRILHGPCEKIVKIFLMEADLSEEVPHDVAQYIKFEMPVLDSFVEKLKEEEEREIIKLTMKFQALRLTMLQRLEQLVEAK from the exons ATGAAGGAAGATTGCTCATCCAGCTCTCATGTGCCCGTCAGCGACAGCAGGTTCATCCTGAA GTCAGAACTCTTAAGCCTGCTCAAAACCTACAACTGCTACCATGAGGGCAGGAGCTTCCAGCTAAGACACCGAGAG GAAGAAGGGACTCTGATCATCGAAGGACTCCTCAACATTGCTTGGGGACTCAGACGACCCATCCGGCTCCAGATGCAGGATGATCGGGAGCGAGTGCACCTGCCATCTGCCACATGGGTGCCTGAGCGGCTCAGCTACCTCCA AAAGGAAGCATCACCCCAGGATGGCAAGATCCCTACTGAGGAGCCTAGTGCTCAAACTGCAAACAAGGCAGAGGTTTCCAGCGATAGCTCAG GACcactggagaaggaagaggaggaggtccCACAGCTTATGCGGACAAAGAGTGATGCCAGCTGCATAATCCAGCGGAGGTCCAAATCCCGGGCACCGGGCGAAGCCCAGAAGATACGACAGCACCGGTTCTCCATCAATGGACACTTTTATAACCACAAG ACCTCAGTGTTCACTCCTGCCTATGGGTCTGTGACCAACGTCCGGGTTAACAGCACTATGACCACCCAGCAGGTGCTCACCCTGCTGCTGAACAAGTTCCGG GTAGAAGATGGCCCCAGTGAGTTTGCACTCTACACCGTCCATGAGTCTGGAG AGCAGACAAAATTAAAAGATTGCGAGTACCCGCTGATATCCAGAATCCTGCATGGGCCCTGTGAGAAAATTGTCAAGATCTTCTTGATGGAGGCTGACTTGAGCGAGGAAGTGCCCCATGAT GTTGCCCAGTACATTAAGTTCGAAATGCCGGTGCTGGAcagttttgttgaaaaattaaaagaagaggaagaaagagaaataatcaaactgaccATGAA GTTCCAAGCCTTGCGTCTGACCATGCTGCAGCGCCTGGAACAGCTAGTGGAGGCCAAGTGA
- the Depp1 gene encoding protein DEPP1 has protein sequence MRSRLLLPVPHLPTIRETSEELSHGTPGQEPPASPSLDDYVRCICQLAQPTSVLDKVTAQSHPDRPSRLAWTREKRRQTESLEDSSPCFSGLQPTLASPSTDDPLDWLFGKSQEQQTDGRDRPNRTSSSDPWGVPRQMGKDSGRTCEARVPEYSLGRKPGYKHQTSDLKSWTSRKSCRALASVSSSRPSSILGTLYLHLPVIHEL, from the coding sequence ATGAGGTCCCGGCTTCTGCTGCCCGTGCCCCATTTGCCAACGATTCGGGAAACTTCAGAAGAGCTATCACATGGGACACCTGGGCAGGAACCCCCAGCCTCTCCCAGCCTGGATGACTATGTCAGGTGTATTTGTCAGCTGGCACAGCCCACCTCAGTGCTAGACAAGGTCACAGCCCAGAGCCATCCCGACAGACCCAGCCGGCTAGCCTGGACTAGAGAGAAGAGGCGCCAGACGGAGTCTCTGGAAGACAGCTCTCCTTGCTTCAGCGGCCTACAGCCCACACTGGCCTCTCCCAGCACTGATGACCCTCTGGACTGGCTCTTTGGGAAGTCACAGGAACAGCAGACAGACGGGAGAGATCGACCCAACAGGACCAGTTCTTCAGATCCCTGGGGTGTGCCCAGACAGATGGGCAAGGACTCAGGGAGGACCTGTGAGGCCAGGGTACCTGAGTACTCTCTGGGAAGAAAACCAGGGTACAAGCACCAGACCTCCGACCTGAAAAGCTGGACTTCTAGAAAGTCCTGCCGGGCCTTAGCATCTGTCTCCAGCTCTCGCCCCAGCAGCATCCTAGGCACTCTCTATTTGCATCTACCAGTGATCCATGAACTCTAA